Within the Plesiomonas shigelloides genome, the region GCCACAACCAACAGCGCCATATAGCCGAGCCGACGTCGGCAGCGCTGCTGCTGTGCTAACACTAATTGATAAAATGGCATCAGAACATCAAATCACGAGAAGAAACAGGAACGACCGTCAGACAAGCGCGCTGGCCAATAGCCACATTCAGGTTTGGGAACACCACGGTTTCCCCTTCCTGCTCAATGCAGTAGATGGTTTGCCCATCCTGCGCAATCACATCGCCACAACGAAACGCCGAAAAATTCGGTAAGTCATCTAAGAAAAGAAAGCGAAAATCATCACTCTGCCGACGGATTTCACGTCGCACCTGATACAGATGGCATTCCGTACTCGCCGCGTTCACCTGCTCAAGCGATTGCCAACGCGGCCATACGTATTGACGATCCGACAGTAACGCCATCAATGCTTGTTGTAATGGGCGCAGCGGCGTTAAATCATTCTGCCCAAATGGACAGGCACGGCCAAGCTCGATGGTAAACGCATGCGCATCAAACTCACGCGCAGTGAAATAACTAAATGTCGTGGTCGGGCAATGCATCAACAGCACAGTGCGAATATCACTCGCCGCAAGGAAACCCAGTTGTGCTTGGCTATACGGTTCGCCATGACGAAATGGATAGATAGCAAAGCGTTCATGGCGCGACGCGCGTAGCGCGGTATGTAAATCATAATGACAACGTTCGCGAGCTACCATCTCTGACCCATTAGTGGCATCACCACTCTCACGATAGCCCCCTTCACGAAAGAAGCGATCAACATAGGCTTCCAACTTGGCCGCTCGATCACGTTCGCGCGAACGCCCGCCCAAATGTGCGCCGCTAAACAACCGGTTAAGGTTGTCACGAATTTCGCGTACATTGGCATTCAGCGCCGCGGGGTTACCAAAGATAAACATCACCCGCTGCTGTACCGCCCACTCCTCCAGTAACAGCCCCTGCACCATCTGCGCCAGTAACTCCACAGGCGCGGTTTCATTACCGTGAATGCCGCAGGACAAAATAATATCGCGCATACCGGGATACGCCGGAGTAAAGACAATCACACCGGTATCCCATACGGAAACCAGTGTGCCATTTTCCAGCTCAAATTCACCGGCAGGCAGGTGCCACTCATGAGCCAGAGTCAGAGCTAAAAAGTCGCCATTCAGCAAAGCCGCCTGTCGCATAGCGCTATCCTTCGTATTTCTCTGTTTTGTTTTATGCCGTGTACTGACACTGCGTATCTTACTTAAAAATACCGCAAATTCAGGCAAGTGATGCTAAATCCTCGCGGTGAACTAACATATTTTTGCTTTGTAACCGAAAAGCTGTTTTCAGCAGCACACTTATTACGCGATATAACAAGGCTCGAGGTAAAAACACCAGATATGAAAAAGGCTGCCGTCAGGCAGCCTTTTGTGTGATAGGAGGCGTTATTCCTTTATTGTGGCATTTTCCACACGGGCTTTAAGCTTTTGCCCAGGCTTGAATGTCACTACCCGACGGGCAGTAATCGGAATATCCTCTCCAGTCTTGGGATTGCGCCCAGGTCGCTGGTTTTTATCACGAAGCTCGAAGTTTCCGAAACCAGATAGCTTAATCTGTTCGCCATTCTCCAAAGCCTTTCTGATTTCCTCGAAAAAAGCTTCAACCAGATCCTTGGCATCCCGTTTACTGAGCCCGAGGCTTTCAAACAGATTTTCTGCCATTTCGGCTTTGGTGAGCGCCATAGATTTAGTCCCTCAAGGATGCTTGGAATCTTACTTTTAACGCTTCCACTATGCCAGACACAGCGTTAGCGATTTCCTCTTCTTCCAGTGTACGGGAAGTGTCTTGTAGAGTCAGACTGATCGCCAAACTCTTACAACCATCATTTACACCTTTTCCACGGTACACGTCAAATAAGTTTACGCCAACTAACTGATTTCCGCCAACTTTCCGACATTCATCGATAATATTTTGTGCAGAAACTGACTCATCGACCACAATAGCAATATCACGACGGTTCGCAGGGAAGCGAGAAATGCTCTGTGCAGAAGTGATGGTACGCTGAGAAATCTTGTCCCACAGCACTTCAAACAGCATGGTGCGACCATTCAGATCCAGCTTACGCTCCAGTTCCGGATGCAGTGCACCAATGAAACCGATTTGCTCGCCATCCAGTACCAGCGCAGCGCTTTGGCCTGGGTGCAGGGCTGGGTTTGAGCAAGCTTCAAACTTCACATCATCCAGACGGCCGGTCAGCTCTAGAACAGCTTCCAGATCGCCTTTCATGTCAAAGAAATCAACGGTTTTGCTTTCCTGACCCCAATGCTCGTTGCTGCGGTTACCAGTCAACAAACCGGCCAGCATCACTTCCTGACGCACACCGTTTTCAGCCGCCGCATCTGGCACAAAGCGCAGACCGCTTTCAAAAATGCGCACACGTGGTTGCTGACGGTTCTGGTTGTAAACCGCAGCACCAATCAGACCCGACCACAGAGACAGACGCATTGCAGACATGTCTACCGAAATTGGGTTTGGCAGGATCATCGCCTCTTCACCCGGATGCAGCAGAGCTTGCACCTTAGGATCAACGAAGCTATAGGTGATCGCTTCTTGGTAGCCCTTATCAACCAACGCCGCTTTCACACGCTTCAGCGGCAGATTCGCTTCGCGGTGATCGTTCATACGCAGTTCAGCCAGTGGAGCTTCATTTGGAATATTATTGTAACCAAAGATACGGGCCACTTCTTCGACCAGATCTTCTTCAATTTCCATATCGAAACGCCAAGATGGCGCTACCGCTGTCCAGCCTTCTGCAGTCTTGCTCACTTGGCAACCCAAGCGAGTCAGGATATCTGTAACCACGTCATCTTCAACATGGTAACCAATCAGAGCATCCAACTTGCTACGACGCAGCGTAATGGTCGCCGCTTGTGGCAGATGGGCCGCAGAGGTCACATCAACCACTGGACCGGCTTCACCGCCGCAGATTTCCAGCAGCAGCGCGGTAGCACGCTCCATCGCTTTGTTCTGCACCGCGTAATCCACACCACGCTCGAAACGGTGGGAAGAGTCAGTGTGCAGACCGTAAGCACGAGCTCGGCCAGTGATGCTCAGTGGGCTGAAGAAAGCACATTCCAGCAGAACATCTTTAGTTTCTGCCGTTACGCCAGAGTATTCACCACCGAAAATACCGGCCATCGCCAATGGACGGCTATGATCAGCCACCACCAGAGTGTCGGCACGCAGGGTCACTTCAT harbors:
- the astE gene encoding succinylglutamate desuccinylase, giving the protein MRQAALLNGDFLALTLAHEWHLPAGEFELENGTLVSVWDTGVIVFTPAYPGMRDIILSCGIHGNETAPVELLAQMVQGLLLEEWAVQQRVMFIFGNPAALNANVREIRDNLNRLFSGAHLGGRSRERDRAAKLEAYVDRFFREGGYRESGDATNGSEMVARERCHYDLHTALRASRHERFAIYPFRHGEPYSQAQLGFLAASDIRTVLLMHCPTTTFSYFTAREFDAHAFTIELGRACPFGQNDLTPLRPLQQALMALLSDRQYVWPRWQSLEQVNAASTECHLYQVRREIRRQSDDFRFLFLDDLPNFSAFRCGDVIAQDGQTIYCIEQEGETVVFPNLNVAIGQRACLTVVPVSSRDLMF
- the ihfA gene encoding integration host factor subunit alpha; its protein translation is MALTKAEMAENLFESLGLSKRDAKDLVEAFFEEIRKALENGEQIKLSGFGNFELRDKNQRPGRNPKTGEDIPITARRVVTFKPGQKLKARVENATIKE
- the pheT gene encoding phenylalanine--tRNA ligase subunit beta, with the protein product MKFSESWLREWVNPAISTEELSEQITMAGLEVDAVEPVAGAFTGVVVGHVVECAQHPDADKLRVTKVDVGAGEPIDIVCGAPNCRQGLKVCCATVGAVLPGDFKIKKAKLRGQPSEGMLCSFDELAIPVESDGIIELPADAPVGMDVREYLKLNDNAIEIGLTPNRADCLGMLGIAREVGVLNRLPVTEPQISPVAASIDNVMPIKVSAPDACPRYLGRVIKGIDANATSPLWMQEKLRRCGIRSIDPVVDVTNYILLEMGQPMHAFDHAKIDGGIVVRMAEEGEKLTLLDGNEVTLRADTLVVADHSRPLAMAGIFGGEYSGVTAETKDVLLECAFFSPLSITGRARAYGLHTDSSHRFERGVDYAVQNKAMERATALLLEICGGEAGPVVDVTSAAHLPQAATITLRRSKLDALIGYHVEDDVVTDILTRLGCQVSKTAEGWTAVAPSWRFDMEIEEDLVEEVARIFGYNNIPNEAPLAELRMNDHREANLPLKRVKAALVDKGYQEAITYSFVDPKVQALLHPGEEAMILPNPISVDMSAMRLSLWSGLIGAAVYNQNRQQPRVRIFESGLRFVPDAAAENGVRQEVMLAGLLTGNRSNEHWGQESKTVDFFDMKGDLEAVLELTGRLDDVKFEACSNPALHPGQSAALVLDGEQIGFIGALHPELERKLDLNGRTMLFEVLWDKISQRTITSAQSISRFPANRRDIAIVVDESVSAQNIIDECRKVGGNQLVGVNLFDVYRGKGVNDGCKSLAISLTLQDTSRTLEEEEIANAVSGIVEALKVRFQASLRD